In Campylobacter mucosalis, a single window of DNA contains:
- the accA gene encoding acetyl-CoA carboxylase carboxyl transferase subunit alpha has translation MSSYLDFEKSIKQIDDDIASAKIKGDSHAVEILNKNLEKEVAKVYKNLNEYQRLQLARHPDRPYSIDYIKLLLSNYYEIHGDRAFRDDPAIVCYLGYLGGHRVMVIGEQKGRGTKNKLKRNFGMPHPEGYRKALRAAKIAEKFSIPILFLIDTPGAYPGVGAEERGQSEAIARNLFEFANLKTPTIAVVIGEGGSGGALAIGVADRLAMMKNSVFSVISPEGCAAILWNDPAKQEQATKVMKITADDLKSLKLIDDVIPEPINGAHRDKDNAAKAIGEYFVSQIAQLQSLGIDELIAKRMDKILSVGVYES, from the coding sequence ATGTCAAGCTATTTGGATTTTGAAAAGAGCATAAAACAGATAGATGACGATATCGCTAGTGCAAAAATTAAAGGCGATAGTCACGCTGTTGAAATTCTAAATAAAAATTTAGAAAAAGAGGTTGCAAAGGTTTATAAAAATTTAAACGAATATCAGCGTTTGCAACTAGCACGTCATCCAGATAGACCATACTCGATAGATTATATTAAGCTTCTGCTTAGTAACTACTACGAAATTCACGGAGATAGAGCCTTTAGAGATGACCCTGCAATAGTCTGCTACTTAGGATACCTTGGTGGACACAGAGTCATGGTAATAGGCGAACAAAAAGGCAGAGGCACAAAAAATAAGCTAAAACGCAATTTTGGTATGCCTCATCCAGAGGGATATAGAAAGGCTCTAAGAGCTGCTAAAATAGCCGAGAAATTCTCAATCCCTATATTGTTTTTAATAGACACTCCGGGTGCATATCCTGGCGTGGGAGCTGAGGAGCGTGGACAGAGCGAGGCAATCGCTAGAAATCTTTTTGAATTTGCAAATTTAAAAACTCCAACAATAGCCGTAGTCATCGGCGAAGGTGGCAGCGGTGGAGCATTGGCAATAGGTGTTGCTGATAGACTTGCGATGATGAAAAACTCGGTATTTTCAGTCATCTCTCCGGAGGGCTGTGCTGCCATACTTTGGAACGACCCAGCAAAGCAAGAACAAGCCACAAAGGTTATGAAAATCACAGCCGATGATCTAAAATCCCTAAAACTAATCGATGACGTGATACCTGAACCGATAAACGGTGCTCACAGAGATAAAGACAATGCTGCAAAAGCAATAGGTGAGTATTTTGTATCACAAATAGCACAGCTACAATCCCTAGGCATTGATGAGCTAATCGCAAAAAGAATGGATAAAATTTTATCAGTCGGTGTTTATGAGAGTTAG
- a CDS encoding beta-ketoacyl-ACP synthase II encodes MKRVVVTGIGMITALGLDKESSFKAICDGKTGVKRITSFDVSDFPVQIAAEITDFDPLSVFDGKEVKKVDRFIQLGAKAAKEAMEDANFGDFDSTTFGVSSAAGIGGLPNIEKNSQTLLEKGVRKISPFFIPSALVNMLGGIVSINHKLQGPNLSSVTACAAGTHALSQGAKCIMIGQAKKMLVVGAESTICAVGVGGFAAMKALSTRNDDPEHASRPFDGDRDGFVMGEGAGALVLEEYEEAKARGAKIYAEIVGLGESGDAHHITSPTLEGPASAMRQALNMAGNLKIDYVNAHGTSTPTNDKNETAALKEIFGANCPPVSSTKGQTGHCLGGAGAIEAVISVMAIRDGIIPPTINQITPDPDCDLDYVPNVARKAELKAVMSNSFGFGGTNGSVIFKKVD; translated from the coding sequence TTGAAGCGAGTCGTAGTAACAGGCATAGGTATGATAACCGCACTTGGGCTTGATAAAGAGAGCTCTTTTAAGGCTATTTGCGATGGCAAAACTGGCGTAAAACGCATAACTTCGTTTGATGTTAGCGATTTTCCGGTGCAGATTGCTGCTGAGATTACAGACTTTGATCCACTTAGTGTATTTGATGGCAAAGAAGTTAAAAAAGTAGATCGCTTCATACAACTTGGTGCAAAGGCTGCAAAAGAGGCTATGGAGGACGCAAATTTTGGCGACTTTGATAGCACAACATTTGGCGTAAGCTCGGCTGCTGGTATCGGCGGTCTACCAAATATTGAGAAAAACTCTCAAACACTTTTAGAAAAGGGTGTGAGAAAAATTTCTCCATTTTTTATTCCGTCGGCACTTGTTAATATGCTTGGCGGTATAGTTTCGATAAATCATAAACTTCAAGGACCAAATTTATCAAGTGTTACCGCTTGTGCGGCAGGGACTCACGCACTCTCACAAGGTGCAAAGTGCATAATGATAGGACAGGCAAAAAAAATGCTAGTCGTCGGTGCTGAATCGACAATCTGTGCCGTAGGCGTAGGTGGTTTTGCTGCGATGAAAGCGCTTTCAACAAGAAATGATGACCCAGAACACGCATCACGCCCGTTTGACGGCGATAGAGATGGTTTTGTTATGGGCGAAGGCGCTGGAGCTTTGGTGCTTGAAGAGTATGAAGAGGCAAAAGCTAGAGGTGCTAAAATTTACGCTGAGATAGTTGGTCTTGGCGAGAGCGGGGACGCTCACCATATCACTTCACCAACGCTTGAAGGCCCAGCGAGTGCGATGAGACAAGCTCTGAATATGGCTGGAAATTTAAAGATTGACTACGTGAATGCTCACGGCACTTCAACACCTACAAATGACAAAAATGAAACAGCAGCCCTAAAGGAAATTTTTGGCGCAAACTGCCCACCAGTAAGCTCAACAAAAGGGCAAACCGGACACTGTCTAGGCGGTGCTGGTGCGATTGAAGCGGTCATTTCGGTTATGGCGATACGTGATGGCATTATCCCACCAACCATAAATCAAATCACTCCAGATCCTGATTGCGACTTAGACTATGTGCCAAACGTAGCTAGAAAAGCGGAGTTAAAGGCTGTTATGAGCAACTCATTTGGTTTTGGTGGCACAAACGGATCTGTTATTTTTAAGAAAGTGGATTGA
- the mraY gene encoding phospho-N-acetylmuramoyl-pentapeptide-transferase, with translation MFYYLYELINLNFFQYLTVRAGMAFFIAFFIAIYAMPKFIAWAKAKNASQPIYELAPKTHQEKGKTPTMGGLVFVSTAVLASILCARLDNAYVLISLLTLLGFCGIGFFDDYSKIVGRKNHAGLSPKAKMISLLVLSFAVCGLLYFCTDLGGAFYVPFYKFSLFDMGIFSVFFWVLVLVATSNSVNLTDGLDGLAAVPSIFSLITLGVFAYLSGHAVFSSYLYLPKVANLGEVIIVASAMIGGLLGFLWYNCYPAQIFMGDSGSLSIGGFIGLMGVMSKNEVLLILVGFVFVIETLSVILQTTSYKYRNKKRIFLMAPIHHHFEMKGWAENKIIIRFWIIALLANLVALIALKLR, from the coding sequence TTGTTTTACTATCTTTATGAACTCATAAATTTAAATTTTTTTCAATACTTAACCGTTCGTGCCGGTATGGCATTTTTCATCGCATTTTTTATAGCGATTTATGCTATGCCAAAATTTATCGCTTGGGCAAAGGCAAAAAATGCAAGTCAGCCTATATATGAGTTAGCCCCAAAAACGCATCAAGAAAAGGGCAAAACACCTACAATGGGCGGACTTGTGTTTGTAAGCACGGCAGTTTTGGCAAGCATTCTTTGTGCTAGACTTGATAACGCCTACGTGCTTATTTCGCTTTTGACGCTTCTTGGGTTTTGTGGGATTGGTTTTTTTGATGATTATTCAAAGATTGTTGGGCGAAAAAATCACGCTGGGCTTAGCCCAAAGGCAAAGATGATATCGCTTTTGGTGCTATCTTTTGCTGTTTGTGGATTGCTCTATTTTTGCACTGATTTAGGCGGTGCATTTTACGTGCCGTTTTATAAATTTTCACTCTTTGATATGGGAATTTTTAGCGTGTTTTTTTGGGTTTTGGTGCTTGTAGCAACATCAAATTCTGTAAATTTAACCGACGGACTTGACGGACTTGCAGCAGTGCCAAGCATTTTTTCGCTAATCACGCTTGGCGTTTTTGCATATCTTAGCGGTCACGCCGTGTTTAGCTCGTATCTTTATTTGCCAAAAGTTGCAAATTTGGGTGAAGTTATAATTGTAGCTTCTGCGATGATTGGCGGATTGCTCGGGTTTTTATGGTACAACTGCTATCCAGCACAGATTTTTATGGGCGATAGTGGTAGTCTTAGTATTGGCGGATTTATCGGACTTATGGGCGTTATGAGTAAAAATGAGGTGCTTTTAATTTTGGTAGGTTTTGTCTTTGTGATTGAAACTTTAAGTGTGATTTTGCAAACCACAAGCTACAAATACCGAAATAAAAAGCGGATATTTTTAATGGCACCAATTCATCATCACTTTGAGATGAAAGGCTGGGCTGAAAATAAGATAATCATTAGATTTTGGATTATTGCGTTGCTTGCAAATTTGGTTGCGTTAATTGCGTTAAAGCTTCGCTAA
- the fabG gene encoding 3-oxoacyl-ACP reductase FabG has product MKFSGKNVLITGASRGIGAQIARTLAQMGLKVWINYRSKPEIADALADEINKNGGVAAVIKFDVTDEDEFIKGINLIVDSDGELSYLVNNAGITNDKLALRMKTDEFTSILDANLTSTFIGCREALKVMSKKRFGAVVNVASIVGEMGNAGQVNYSASKGGMIAMSKSFAKEGASRNVRFNCVTPGFIQTDMTAVLSDEIKQSYVNSIPLKRLGEPREIAEAVAFLLSDHASYITGDVLKINGGLYM; this is encoded by the coding sequence ATGAAATTTTCAGGAAAAAATGTGTTAATCACTGGTGCAAGTCGCGGTATCGGAGCACAGATTGCAAGGACTTTAGCACAAATGGGGCTAAAAGTGTGGATAAACTACCGCTCAAAACCAGAAATCGCAGACGCTTTGGCTGACGAGATAAACAAAAATGGCGGTGTGGCAGCAGTCATAAAATTTGACGTTACAGATGAAGACGAGTTTATAAAGGGCATAAATTTGATCGTTGATAGTGACGGCGAGTTAAGCTATCTTGTAAATAACGCAGGTATCACAAATGACAAACTCGCACTTCGTATGAAAACTGACGAATTTACTAGCATTCTAGACGCAAATCTAACTTCAACATTTATCGGTTGTCGTGAGGCACTTAAAGTGATGAGCAAAAAGCGTTTTGGAGCAGTTGTAAATGTTGCTTCGATAGTCGGCGAGATGGGTAATGCCGGACAAGTTAATTACTCGGCCAGCAAAGGTGGAATGATAGCAATGAGCAAGAGTTTTGCCAAAGAAGGTGCAAGTAGAAACGTTCGCTTTAACTGCGTCACACCAGGCTTTATACAGACAGATATGACAGCTGTTTTAAGTGACGAGATAAAACAAAGCTATGTAAATAGCATCCCACTAAAAAGACTTGGAGAACCACGCGAGATCGCCGAAGCTGTCGCGTTTTTATTAAGCGATCACGCAAGTTATATCACTGGCGATGTGCTTAAAATAAACGGCGGACTTTATATGTAA
- a CDS encoding WYL domain-containing protein: protein MGKLGFKDIKAFAALIGARSLFPELDSRFISDVLNEKLNKAYLIKNQGFESIQISRDDFEAVSAAVIKNRILECEYNGKERKLNPYKLINNSGIWYLLADHEGKLKNFTLSKIKHIKIKGDTFTANAEFLKRIEKNDTNWFSDAKFKVTLEIKNEAMEYFKRKEFLPNYEVVQEEEDKIIISTEVAYNDKILRVVKYWLPFIKILEPNNLRDKFEELLRDYLK from the coding sequence TTGGGCAAACTAGGCTTTAAGGACATAAAAGCCTTTGCCGCGCTAATTGGCGCAAGATCGCTATTTCCAGAGCTAGACAGTAGATTTATCAGCGACGTTTTAAACGAGAAGCTAAACAAAGCCTATCTAATCAAAAACCAAGGGTTTGAAAGTATACAAATTTCAAGAGACGACTTTGAAGCTGTAAGTGCCGCAGTCATCAAAAACCGTATCTTGGAGTGTGAATATAACGGTAAAGAGCGCAAACTAAACCCGTATAAACTAATAAATAATAGCGGCATATGGTATCTGCTAGCAGATCACGAGGGTAAACTTAAAAATTTCACTCTCTCTAAAATAAAACATATAAAGATAAAGGGCGATACGTTTACTGCAAACGCCGAGTTTTTAAAACGTATCGAAAAAAACGACACAAACTGGTTTTCGGATGCCAAATTTAAGGTTACGCTTGAAATCAAAAACGAAGCTATGGAGTATTTTAAGAGAAAAGAGTTTTTGCCAAACTACGAAGTAGTGCAAGAAGAAGAGGATAAAATTATCATAAGCACAGAAGTAGCTTATAACGACAAGATACTGCGGGTTGTAAAATATTGGCTACCGTTTATAAAGATACTCGAACCAAACAATTTGAGAGATAAATTTGAGGAGCTACTCAGAGATTATTTAAAATGA
- the gpmI gene encoding 2,3-bisphosphoglycerate-independent phosphoglycerate mutase yields MGQKTILVITDGIGHNKSENFNAFAAAKKPTYDWLFKNAPHTLLKTSGLAVGLPDGQMGNSEVGHMTIGAGRILYQNLVKIDKAIENGDFLRDENLQNLFKKCKNIHIIGLYSNGGVHSHLSHFHALFNLAKNAGCNAHAHIITDGRDVLPKSAFEFVKNGEKELKISSVCGRFYAMDRDNRWERIKEAYDAYFGVLSPLNIKPSEYIKQSYEKGEFDEFIKPATFGDFNGIKADDGVVFINFRNDRARELTLAFGDDDFSAFNRPFVLKNIITMTEYDAKFSYPVLTKKDELKNTLAQVISDAKKTQFHTAETEKYAHVTFFFNGGVEDMVENETRLLVPSPKVATYDKIPQMSADEVCSAVLNAINSGFDFIVVNFANGDMVGHTGDFDASVKAVEAVDECLGKILKSAQENGYAYVQTSDHGNCEAMRDENGEMLTNHTTFDVFCFILAQNVSELKSGLGLANVASSVLKIMELEIPKEMDEPLF; encoded by the coding sequence ATGGGGCAAAAAACTATACTTGTCATCACTGACGGCATAGGACACAACAAAAGCGAAAATTTCAACGCATTTGCAGCGGCAAAAAAGCCAACATACGACTGGCTATTTAAGAACGCACCGCACACTTTACTAAAGACATCTGGACTTGCCGTGGGGCTACCAGATGGGCAAATGGGCAACTCAGAAGTTGGGCATATGACCATTGGTGCTGGACGAATTTTGTATCAAAATTTAGTAAAAATCGATAAAGCGATAGAAAATGGCGACTTTTTGCGTGATGAAAATTTACAAAATTTATTTAAAAAATGCAAAAATATCCATATCATCGGACTTTACTCAAACGGCGGTGTGCATTCGCATTTATCGCATTTTCACGCACTTTTTAATTTAGCAAAAAATGCAGGTTGCAACGCCCACGCTCATATCATCACTGACGGCAGGGATGTCTTGCCAAAATCAGCCTTTGAGTTTGTAAAAAACGGCGAAAAAGAGCTAAAAATTTCAAGCGTTTGCGGTCGCTTTTACGCTATGGATAGGGATAATCGCTGGGAGAGGATAAAAGAGGCGTATGATGCGTATTTTGGGGTGCTTTCGCCACTTAACATAAAACCAAGCGAGTATATAAAACAAAGCTATGAAAAGGGCGAGTTTGATGAATTTATAAAACCTGCTACATTTGGCGATTTTAACGGCATAAAGGCTGATGATGGCGTGGTGTTTATAAATTTTAGAAACGATAGAGCAAGAGAGCTAACCTTGGCTTTTGGAGATGATGATTTTAGTGCATTTAATCGCCCATTTGTGCTAAAAAATATCATCACAATGACCGAATATGACGCTAAATTTAGCTACCCAGTTTTAACTAAAAAAGATGAGCTAAAAAATACTCTTGCCCAAGTTATATCGGACGCTAAAAAAACGCAGTTTCATACTGCTGAAACCGAAAAATACGCACACGTTACCTTTTTCTTTAATGGTGGCGTTGAGGATATGGTGGAGAATGAAACTAGGCTTCTCGTGCCTAGCCCAAAGGTCGCCACATACGATAAAATACCACAAATGAGCGCGGACGAAGTTTGCAGTGCCGTTTTAAACGCTATAAATTCCGGCTTTGACTTCATCGTGGTAAATTTCGCAAACGGCGATATGGTCGGACACACTGGCGATTTTGACGCCTCAGTTAAAGCCGTTGAAGCTGTTGATGAGTGTTTGGGTAAAATTTTAAAATCAGCACAAGAAAACGGCTATGCCTACGTGCAAACTAGCGATCACGGCAACTGCGAAGCTATGCGTGATGAAAACGGCGAGATGCTTACAAATCACACGACTTTTGACGTGTTCTGCTTTATTTTGGCGCAAAATGTCAGCGAGTTAAAAAGTGGCTTGGGACTAGCAAACGTCGCTTCGTCGGTACTAAAAATAATGGAACTTGAAATTCCAAAAGAGATGGATGAGCCACTATTTTAA
- the murD gene encoding UDP-N-acetylmuramoyl-L-alanine--D-glutamate ligase, translated as MKKSLFGYGGTTKAIAKSGGWDIFDDKFEQISRDEFGNTLLPVSEFDGLKSELEITSPGIAPSHELIKKARNLISEYDYFADITPFCVWISGTNGKTTTTKMTQHLLEGYGSVMGGNVGVALANLDKNAKIWVLETSSFTMHYTKTAKPGIYVLLPITPDHLSWHGDFSEYEKAKLKPLSVMSENSVAILPKIYAKMPTLAHVIAYENEDDLAKFCGVKIDEIAFKTPFLMDALLALSVQKILLDRCDVAELNGFVIEPNKLEEFSDKMGRVWVNDTKATNIDATIQAIKRYFDKPLHLILGGDDKGVDLSPVFGALSGINVRIYTIGSNAKKLFDMSKSFGYECVQCDFLEVAVSEISKVLKQGEIALLSPACASLDQFKSYAERGDKFKEFVLNL; from the coding sequence ATGAAAAAAAGCTTATTTGGCTACGGTGGCACGACAAAAGCGATAGCAAAAAGTGGCGGTTGGGATATATTTGACGATAAATTTGAGCAAATTTCGCGCGACGAGTTTGGCAATACTCTGTTGCCTGTTAGTGAGTTTGACGGCTTAAAAAGTGAGCTTGAAATCACAAGTCCCGGTATCGCCCCAAGCCACGAGCTTATTAAAAAGGCTAGAAATTTAATCAGCGAATACGACTATTTTGCGGATATCACGCCATTTTGCGTTTGGATTAGCGGGACAAACGGCAAGACGACCACCACAAAGATGACCCAGCACTTGCTTGAAGGCTACGGCTCGGTCATGGGCGGCAATGTCGGCGTGGCACTTGCAAATCTGGATAAAAATGCCAAAATTTGGGTGTTAGAGACCAGCTCATTTACGATGCACTACACAAAGACCGCAAAGCCGGGTATCTACGTGCTTTTGCCTATCACGCCAGATCATCTTAGTTGGCACGGCGATTTTAGCGAGTATGAAAAAGCCAAGCTAAAACCGCTAAGCGTGATGAGCGAAAATAGTGTGGCGATTTTGCCAAAAATTTACGCAAAAATGCCAACTCTTGCGCACGTGATCGCTTATGAAAATGAAGATGATTTGGCTAAATTTTGTGGAGTTAAAATTGATGAGATAGCCTTTAAAACGCCGTTTTTAATGGACGCACTTTTAGCTTTGTCGGTGCAGAAAATTTTGCTTGATAGGTGCGATGTGGCAGAGCTTAATGGCTTTGTAATTGAGCCAAATAAACTTGAAGAATTTAGCGATAAAATGGGGCGAGTTTGGGTAAATGACACGAAGGCAACAAACATTGATGCAACGATTCAGGCGATAAAACGATATTTTGATAAACCGCTTCATCTCATTTTGGGTGGCGATGATAAGGGTGTGGATTTAAGCCCTGTTTTTGGGGCTTTAAGCGGTATAAATGTGCGAATTTATACAATTGGCTCAAATGCCAAAAAGCTTTTTGATATGAGTAAATCATTTGGTTATGAGTGCGTTCAGTGCGATTTTTTAGAGGTAGCAGTAAGTGAAATTTCAAAGGTTTTAAAACAGGGCGAGATCGCACTTTTAAGCCCGGCTTGTGCTAGTCTTGATCAGTTTAAAAGTTATGCCGAGCGTGGGGATAAATTTAAAGAATTTGTGCTAAATTTATAA
- the acpP gene encoding acyl carrier protein, translating to MAIFEDVRDVVVEQLSVEPNAVKLESKIIEDLGADSLDVVELVMALEEKFGIEIPDGEAEKLISISDVVTYIEKLGK from the coding sequence ATGGCAATATTTGAAGATGTTAGAGATGTAGTTGTGGAGCAGCTAAGCGTTGAGCCAAATGCTGTGAAACTAGAATCAAAAATCATTGAAGACCTAGGCGCTGATAGCCTTGACGTTGTTGAGCTTGTTATGGCTCTTGAAGAGAAATTTGGTATTGAAATTCCTGATGGTGAAGCAGAAAAACTTATAAGCATTTCTGACGTTGTAACTTATATAGAAAAACTTGGCAAATAA
- a CDS encoding HTH domain-containing protein: MRSHDKIAVRLTQIIVKLNSGERLSIDELVEEFSVNKRTILRDFERLSILPIQK; this comes from the coding sequence ATGCGCTCTCACGATAAAATCGCCGTCAGGCTTACTCAAATCATAGTAAAGCTAAACAGCGGTGAAAGACTAAGCATAGACGAGCTCGTAGAAGAGTTTAGCGTAAATAAAAGGACTATTTTAAGAGACTTTGAGCGGCTTAGTATCCTACCTATCCAAAAATAA
- a CDS encoding DUF4435 domain-containing protein yields MFEYKVPKKEDGGFDPKSTESNSVIIIGANGSGKSRLGAWMEQQDLDKIHRIGGQRKLNFHEEVPLKSEKASVNGFMYANEDASNSYSLNKNYRWSDGKEYVTKLIDDFDYVLSALLTNKNTTNSKFVENCKKAECEGKEKPNVPLNSLDKLKSIWSAIFPHRAIMEEDSKFYAICNCNGEKYSATQMSDGERSVLYLAAQVLCIPENKTIIIDEPELHLHGSIMNKLWSELERIRNDCLFIYITHDTKFAANHSGSDIIWVKEYNRGMWKYEYINDDIFPEDMLFDILGSRKRIIFVEGNGNSLDVRLYALIYNNYKIIPCGSCEKVIEYTKAFNAIKNMHDNEAFGLIDRDFRSEYEISKYKKDNVFAIEVAEVENLFIVKELIEFMSNKMACEKFDFIEMEKQIKDRFLKQKRQQINNAVISELKYQLSTLEICDLQTIYEDIHTKIKIDDIKNEKLIIYDSAKEYVEILKIFNEKGIVKSVGHYFNLKNKEYCNQVLRFLEREDKNTVVEIFSNYLPGDIDLS; encoded by the coding sequence GTGTTTGAATATAAAGTACCAAAAAAAGAAGATGGTGGGTTTGATCCAAAATCAACAGAAAGTAATAGTGTAATAATTATAGGTGCCAATGGTTCTGGCAAAAGCAGACTTGGAGCATGGATGGAGCAGCAGGATCTAGATAAAATTCACAGAATAGGTGGTCAAAGAAAATTAAATTTTCATGAGGAGGTCCCTTTAAAAAGTGAAAAGGCTTCGGTTAATGGTTTCATGTATGCAAATGAAGATGCATCCAATAGCTACTCCTTGAATAAAAATTATCGTTGGTCGGATGGTAAAGAATATGTGACAAAACTTATTGATGATTTTGATTATGTATTATCTGCTTTATTGACCAATAAAAATACTACTAATTCAAAGTTTGTCGAAAACTGTAAAAAGGCTGAATGCGAAGGTAAAGAAAAACCAAATGTTCCACTTAATTCGCTAGATAAATTAAAGTCTATTTGGAGTGCCATTTTCCCGCATAGAGCCATTATGGAAGAGGATAGCAAATTTTATGCTATTTGCAATTGTAATGGTGAAAAATATTCTGCAACACAGATGAGCGATGGTGAACGTTCGGTGCTTTATTTGGCGGCACAAGTTTTATGTATACCGGAAAATAAAACTATAATAATAGATGAACCAGAGTTACACTTACATGGTTCAATAATGAATAAGCTTTGGAGTGAATTAGAAAGAATTAGAAACGATTGTTTGTTTATATACATAACTCACGACACAAAATTTGCTGCCAATCACTCAGGTTCAGACATTATCTGGGTAAAAGAATATAATAGGGGTATGTGGAAATATGAGTACATAAATGATGATATATTTCCCGAGGATATGCTTTTTGATATATTAGGAAGCAGAAAAAGAATAATTTTTGTAGAAGGAAATGGTAATAGTTTAGACGTGCGTTTGTATGCATTAATCTACAATAATTACAAAATAATACCTTGCGGAAGTTGTGAAAAGGTTATTGAATACACAAAAGCTTTTAATGCCATAAAGAATATGCACGATAATGAAGCGTTTGGTTTAATAGATAGAGATTTTAGGTCAGAATACGAGATATCTAAATATAAAAAAGATAATGTATTTGCAATAGAGGTTGCGGAAGTTGAGAACTTGTTTATAGTGAAAGAGCTTATAGAATTTATGTCAAACAAAATGGCATGTGAGAAATTTGACTTTATAGAAATGGAAAAACAAATTAAAGATAGATTTTTAAAACAAAAACGGCAACAGATCAATAATGCAGTGATTTCGGAATTAAAATATCAACTATCAACGCTAGAAATATGTGATTTGCAAACAATATACGAAGACATACATACAAAAATTAAAATAGACGATATAAAAAACGAAAAATTAATAATATATGATAGTGCTAAAGAATATGTAGAAATATTAAAAATTTTCAATGAAAAAGGAATTGTAAAAAGCGTAGGGCATTATTTCAACTTAAAAAATAAAGAATACTGTAATCAAGTGTTGCGCTTCCTGGAGAGGGAAGACAAAAATACGGTAGTTGAAATTTTTTCTAACTATTTACCCGGAGATATTGATTTAAGCTGA
- a CDS encoding ATP-binding protein, whose translation MLDQLFLKSNDLIRLNNHKFKRYFIDSKDLSHRLIVILGQRGIGKTTTIAQLASKNKDSLYLSLDDIEISNDITSIIREFALNGGKYLYLDEIHKNKDISAILKFAYDNFKELNIVATGSSALEVLKSSHDLSRRAIVYKMNGMSFREYLGLRYGINLEAVELNNLLASHQEMAVDIINTLKQKELAAIRLFREYLKVGYYPYYNDMPNNTAFYQTLRQSIEATIDSDLLSIYPNLNGNTARKLKILTHAISANVPYQPNYSSLKSLVDIRDDRTLKEYLAMLDGAGLIRLLMKNELAIKNMDKADKIYLENTNLMYLNNPDMGNVRKTFFANQLGNITEIYSGKHGDFMVGNNFTFEIGGAKKSFEQIKDMPNSYVAADDIEVGVGNKIPLWLFGFLY comes from the coding sequence ATGTTAGATCAACTTTTTTTAAAAAGCAATGACCTTATAAGGTTAAACAACCATAAATTTAAAAGATATTTTATAGATTCCAAGGATTTATCTCACAGGCTTATCGTTATTCTGGGACAAAGAGGTATAGGAAAGACTACTACTATAGCCCAGCTAGCTAGCAAAAACAAAGATAGCCTTTATTTGAGCTTAGATGATATAGAGATATCAAACGATATAACTTCTATCATAAGAGAATTCGCACTAAACGGCGGTAAATACCTATATCTTGACGAAATTCATAAAAACAAGGATATATCGGCGATCTTAAAATTCGCTTACGATAACTTTAAGGAGCTAAACATAGTAGCTACGGGTTCATCCGCCCTCGAAGTACTAAAGAGCTCTCACGATCTAAGCAGAAGAGCCATCGTTTATAAGATGAACGGAATGAGCTTTAGGGAGTATCTAGGGCTAAGGTATGGTATAAATTTAGAAGCGGTTGAACTTAACAATTTGCTCGCAAGCCATCAGGAGATGGCTGTTGATATTATTAATACTTTAAAACAAAAAGAGCTAGCTGCCATTAGGCTTTTTAGAGAGTATCTAAAGGTAGGCTACTATCCATATTATAACGATATGCCAAATAATACTGCCTTTTATCAGACTCTAAGACAAAGCATAGAAGCCACGATAGATAGTGATCTTTTAAGCATATATCCAAATTTAAACGGCAACACGGCAAGAAAACTAAAGATCTTAACCCATGCCATAAGTGCAAACGTCCCGTATCAACCAAATTACTCAAGCCTAAAATCGCTTGTTGATATAAGAGACGATAGAACACTAAAAGAGTATCTTGCTATGCTTGATGGTGCTGGACTTATAAGGCTTCTCATGAAAAACGAGCTAGCTATAAAAAACATGGATAAGGCGGATAAAATTTACCTTGAAAATACAAATTTAATGTATCTAAATAATCCTGATATGGGCAATGTGAGAAAAACTTTCTTTGCCAATCAGCTTGGAAATATTACTGAAATTTACTCGGGCAAACATGGTGACTTTATGGTTGGTAATAATTTTACATTTGAAATAGGTGGAGCTAAAAAGAGCTTTGAACAGATAAAAGATATGCCAAACTCGTATGTAGCAGCTGACGATATTGAAGTTGGGGTCGGCAATAAGATACCACTATGGTTGTTTGGGTTTTTGTATTAA